In the genome of Podarcis raffonei isolate rPodRaf1 chromosome 17, rPodRaf1.pri, whole genome shotgun sequence, one region contains:
- the SWSAP1 gene encoding ATPase SWSAP1 isoform X1, protein MSALQQQQQQPVPGADPAGLLLLLPRPALLLLGPAGSGRSALSFRAALLGASSSSSRTRALFLAPRPLERLPAGGADAAGAIQRIHFLYPPSFRELLQLVASLHETFSCSLSLVVLDGLEEYLGGCSSPAMAAQLVALLLDTANHFSQKLPVESAAGCKLVVSMRLSGEAGEQAEYFSAIERYFPAQCWLHPSTEEIAGSGRQGITKLIRARLSQPGTKDQEWLVRFDPQGDMRISLLPCEGEVDGCTASRSNQPPET, encoded by the exons ATGtcggcgctgcagcagcagcagcagcagccggttcCGGGCGCCGACCCggctggcctcctcctcctcctgccgcggccggcgctgctgctgctgggtccCGCTGGCTCGGGGCGCTCGGCGCTCTCGTTCCGCGCGGCGCTGCTgggcgcttcctcctcctcctcgcggaCTCGCGCGCTTTTCTTGGCGCCGCGGCCTCTGGAGCGCCTGCCGGCCGGGGGCGCAGACGCAGCCGGAGCCATCcag AGAATCCACTTCCTGTACCCGCCATCGTTCCGGGAGctgcttcagctggtggcctcCCTACATGAAACTTTTTCCTGCTCCCTCTCCCTAGTCGTTCTGGATGGCTTGGAGGAATACTTGGGCGGCTGCTCCAGCCCAGCGATGGCAGCTCAGCTTGTGGCCTTGCTGCTGGACACAGCGAACCATTTCAGCCAGAAGCTCCCTGTGGAGTCTGCTGCAGGCTGCAAGCTCGTCGTTTCCATGAGGCTTTCTGGAGAAGCTGGGGAACAAGCAGAGTATTTCTCGGCAATTGAGCGCTACTTCCCAGCCCAGTGCTGGCTGCATCCGAGCACAGAGGAGATTGCTGGTTCAGGTAGGCAGGGCATCACCAAGCTGATTAGAGCACGTCTCTCCCAGCCAGGCACTAAGGACCAAGAATGGCTGGTGAGATTCGATCCACAAGGGGACATGAGGATTTCTCTGCTTCCGTGCGAAGGGGAAGTTGATGGGTGCACAGCTTCAAGGAGCAATCAACCCCCTGAGACTTAA